Proteins co-encoded in one Firmicutes bacterium CAG:345 genomic window:
- a CDS encoding type III pantothenate kinase (product inferred by homology to UniProt), with product MKNILILDIGNTMIDSYYQNETNEFFFTIERKGQCDLFLESYLKKIDEYFLNDLSVYISSVNRPAEKRIVDYFTHKQTPIYSLNSLLMEKYIKENNFTINNIAFLGSDLFADIVGSNYKNNKAELVADFGTASKLLLVDQNKTFHGGCIFPGIYSCSKTLSAQTDLLEFTPIEIPANIISLKTDEAINAGALYSAAFTVKGYYEYLKMTYPDLHLYITGGCGGILIEAMKKIRFHDYTFDRFRIIRGIINAFDIKDKIRGNMIYEKK from the coding sequence ATGAAAAATATATTAATACTTGATATCGGAAATACAATGATCGATAGCTATTATCAAAATGAGACGAATGAGTTTTTCTTCACAATCGAAAGAAAAGGGCAATGCGATTTATTCCTTGAAAGTTATTTAAAAAAAATAGATGAATATTTTTTAAATGATTTAAGTGTCTATATTTCAAGTGTAAATAGACCTGCTGAAAAAAGAATTGTAGACTATTTTACACATAAACAGACACCTATTTATTCTCTAAATAGTTTATTGATGGAAAAATATATTAAAGAAAACAATTTCACTATCAATAATATTGCTTTTCTAGGATCAGATTTATTTGCTGATATAGTCGGTTCAAATTATAAAAATAATAAAGCAGAACTTGTCGCAGATTTTGGAACTGCCAGCAAATTATTGCTTGTCGATCAAAATAAAACTTTTCATGGTGGATGTATTTTTCCAGGAATCTATAGTTGTTCAAAAACTTTATCAGCACAAACTGATTTATTAGAATTTACACCTATAGAGATACCCGCTAATATTATATCTTTAAAAACTGATGAAGCTATAAATGCTGGAGCTTTATATAGTGCAGCTTTCACTGTTAAAGGATACTATGAATATTTAAAAATGACTTATCCTGATTTGCATCTTTACATAACTGGTGGCTGTGGTGGAATCTTAATTGAAGCTATGAAAAAAATAAGATTTCATGATTATACTTTTGATAGATTCAGAATAATTCGCGGAATAATAAACGCTTTCGATATAAAAGATAAAATAAGGGGAAACATGATTTATGAGAAGAAATAA
- a CDS encoding dNA internalization-related competence protein ComEC/Rec2 (product inferred by homology to UniProt), producing the protein MIIFYSFLSYIIGIFSSQKIWLSSFFLLLILFIIFKYKKEKDKLKPTLFLICLFFTFGIIRPFLYLSGKEFNYDNLIGVVYKAENNYALIATLKGNYYIKESNLEVGDILSLSGKSELALFSHYENSFNFTSYLHHRFVDYKIEKPSINFLFKNPLSINSYKSYCLNFLESEEKILASSILFGDSLSELSSYDSLSKLGINRIFSTSGIHLTFFIQIIKEKYQGKKYYITIQKLELLFCLIFYFLTGFKFCFLRLIVEILLSIYLNYKSIFINRLFFYIFYSINHTISQPILYF; encoded by the coding sequence GTGATTATTTTTTATTCTTTTCTTTCTTATATAATCGGTATTTTTTCTTCTCAAAAAATATGGTTATCTTCCTTTTTTCTTCTTTTAATACTATTTATTATATTCAAATATAAAAAGGAAAAAGATAAACTAAAGCCAACCTTATTTTTGATATGTCTATTTTTTACTTTTGGAATAATAAGACCTTTTCTATATTTATCAGGAAAAGAATTTAATTACGATAATCTAATAGGGGTTGTATATAAGGCCGAGAATAACTACGCTTTAATAGCCACACTAAAAGGTAATTATTATATTAAAGAATCCAATTTAGAAGTTGGTGACATTCTTTCTCTTTCTGGGAAAAGCGAACTTGCGCTTTTTTCTCATTATGAAAATAGTTTTAACTTCACCTCATATCTTCATCATCGCTTTGTTGATTATAAGATAGAAAAACCTTCTATAAATTTTCTTTTTAAAAATCCTTTAAGTATTAATTCATACAAATCATATTGCCTTAATTTTCTAGAATCAGAAGAAAAAATATTAGCTTCTTCTATTCTTTTTGGTGATTCGTTATCAGAATTAAGCTCTTACGATTCGTTATCAAAATTAGGAATAAATAGAATCTTTTCAACTTCAGGAATACATTTAACCTTTTTTATTCAGATAATAAAAGAAAAATATCAAGGAAAAAAGTATTATATAACCATTCAAAAATTAGAATTGCTGTTTTGTTTAATTTTCTATTTTTTAACTGGATTTAAATTTTGTTTTTTAAGACTTATCGTCGAAATATTACTAAGTATATATTTAAACTATAAATCTATATTTATAAATAGACTTTTTTTTTATATCTTCTACAGCATTAATCATACTATCTCTCAACCCATATTATATTTTTGA
- a CDS encoding putative DNA internalization competence protein ComEC/Rec2-like protein (product inferred by homology to UniProt) produces MPINAFYYYEINALSLIFSTIIIPLGIAELLLCLPLLVFPYYGLILKYPLKIIYKILTFIANFKLIINCGKPSIIFLIIFYSLLIIICLTSFLKAKKIFKVSIIFSLLFCSTLFIPKFSFNDQITFIDVGQGDSTLLTFDNKHYLFDTGGNLHIDLAKSCLIPYFKKNKIRELEAVFITHRDFDHYGALESLKTKFPIKNIYDNYQIENFNYGNLNITNLNKFQEGKDTNYDSGVYYIETPKKNILIMGDAPIEIETKIMKTYSDLNVDILKIGHHGSNTSSSFEFLKYINPKIAIISCGYKNYYGHPSESVIGNLNILKIPYKRTDQDFTIAYIL; encoded by the coding sequence TTGCCAATAAATGCTTTTTATTACTATGAAATAAATGCTCTCTCGCTTATTTTTTCAACTATAATTATTCCATTAGGAATTGCTGAATTACTTCTTTGTTTACCTCTATTAGTTTTTCCGTATTATGGATTGATTTTAAAATATCCATTAAAAATTATCTATAAAATATTAACTTTCATTGCAAATTTTAAATTGATAATTAATTGTGGAAAGCCTTCTATCATTTTTTTAATTATTTTTTACTCATTATTAATTATCATTTGCTTAACTTCTTTTTTAAAAGCCAAAAAAATATTTAAAGTTTCTATTATTTTCTCTTTATTATTTTGCTCAACTCTTTTTATACCAAAGTTTTCATTCAATGATCAAATAACTTTCATCGATGTCGGTCAAGGAGATTCAACATTATTAACTTTCGATAATAAGCATTATCTTTTTGATACAGGAGGAAATCTTCATATCGATTTAGCAAAATCATGCCTTATTCCATATTTTAAAAAAAATAAAATCAGAGAACTAGAAGCTGTTTTTATCACACATCGTGACTTCGATCATTATGGTGCTTTGGAAAGTTTAAAAACCAAATTCCCGATAAAAAATATCTATGATAATTATCAGATTGAAAATTTTAATTATGGTAATTTAAACATAACAAATCTAAATAAATTCCAAGAAGGTAAAGATACTAATTACGATAGCGGTGTCTATTATATAGAAACACCTAAGAAAAATATTTTAATAATGGGAGATGCGCCAATAGAAATTGAAACAAAAATAATGAAAACTTATTCTGATTTAAATGTCGATATTTTAAAAATAGGTCATCATGGCTCAAATACCTCTTCAAGTTTTGAGTTTTTAAAATATATAAATCCCAAAATAGCAATTATATCTTGCGGATATAAAAATTATTATGGACATCCTTCAGAATCAGTTATAGGTAACTTAAATATTTTAAAAATTCCTTATAAAAGAACTGATCAAGACTTTACAATCGCTTACATTTTGTAA
- a CDS encoding comE operon protein 1 (product inferred by homology to UniProt) yields MFKIIIVALVVTIAGLFVLTKIDPSNSQNSQGNISTVSQAQIGEGQIKVVITGQIVYPGEYICNKTDTLGSLILKAGGTLDDADKNAFNEDLVIGDLNEFYISPISKAPDTCVIENITKVNINTADSKSLQKIGLSATLADAVISYRQANGNFKSIEEIKKVSGIGTKTFQNIRDYITIK; encoded by the coding sequence ATGTTCAAAATAATAATTGTAGCTTTAGTTGTAACAATAGCTGGCCTTTTCGTTTTAACTAAAATCGATCCCAGTAATTCTCAAAACAGTCAAGGAAATATTTCAACCGTATCACAAGCACAAATCGGCGAAGGACAAATTAAAGTAGTAATAACAGGGCAAATTGTATATCCAGGAGAATACATATGCAATAAAACCGATACTTTAGGAAGTTTAATTCTTAAAGCAGGTGGAACATTGGATGATGCAGATAAAAACGCATTTAATGAAGATTTAGTTATCGGTGATCTCAATGAATTTTATATCAGTCCTATAAGCAAAGCTCCAGATACATGTGTAATTGAAAATATTACTAAAGTAAATATAAATACTGCAGATAGTAAATCTTTGCAGAAAATTGGTTTAAGTGCAACGTTAGCAGATGCTGTTATATCCTATAGACAAGCTAATGGAAATTTTAAGTCAATTGAAGAAATTAAAAAAGTATCTGGCATCGGAACTAAAACATTTCAAAACATTCGCGATTATATAACGATAAAGTGA